The segment TCCGTCTTGGTAAAGGGGATATTGTGCGGACGGCAGCCCAGCCGGATCCGACGGAGGTTTGAAATGAATTTTTCGAAAACCGGTTTGCTGGCCGTATCGCTGGCCGCGCTGTTTGCGAGCGGCTGTTCAACGTCACGGTTCTCCTCCATGGACCAGCAGCCGGCGCCGCTGCAAGCCGCACCCTCCGGCACGGTGACCGCCAACCAGCTGCCGCCGCCGGCCTCGCCCGGCACGGCCGACCCGTCGAAATTTCCGACGGCGCCGCAAGACGCGCCCCAGGTCGCCTCGCTGCCGCCGGACGGAACGGCTCCGGCAGGAGCCCCGGATCTCACCGCGTCCAGCGTCGCCGGCGTGTGGAAGGCCAGCGTGTCCGGCCAGAGCTGCCAGGTGGCGACGCCGCAGACCAAATTCGGCGCCGGCTATCGGGCGGGGCCGCTGCATTGCCCGGCGCCGATCAACGGCATCAAATCCTGGAACGTCTCCGGCAAGCAGTTGACGCTGTACGATGAGAATGGCGGCACGCTGGCACGGCTCTATTCCTCGGGCGGCGAGAAATTCGACGGCCAGACTTCCAACGGCCTGCCGATCTCGCTGACAAGAGGCTGACCCGCCCGCCCTTATTGTTTTTACGCGATTCCGGGCCGAAAACCGCTACACGCTTTCTCCGGAATTGCTCTCTTTTGTTTTTACGCAATTCCGGACAGAAAACCGCTAAACACTTTTCTTGGAATTGCTCCGGAACGACGTGACCGATGCATCTGCGTGACGGCCTTCAGACCCATGCGACCGTCCGGCAGCGTTACGACCATTGGGTCGATACGGGCGTGATCGACCGCGATCGGGCGCAGGAGCGGGTCGTCGCGGCACTCGACCGGCTGATCGACGAGATTTCGGCAAAACGGCTGGCGCACAAATCGAGTGCGCTGGGCTGGCTGTTCGCTCGCAA is part of the Mesorhizobium sp. L-2-11 genome and harbors:
- a CDS encoding protease inhibitor Inh/omp19 family protein, translating into MNFSKTGLLAVSLAALFASGCSTSRFSSMDQQPAPLQAAPSGTVTANQLPPPASPGTADPSKFPTAPQDAPQVASLPPDGTAPAGAPDLTASSVAGVWKASVSGQSCQVATPQTKFGAGYRAGPLHCPAPINGIKSWNVSGKQLTLYDENGGTLARLYSSGGEKFDGQTSNGLPISLTRG